A genomic window from Methanobrevibacter ruminantium includes:
- a CDS encoding MogA/MoaB family molybdenum cofactor biosynthesis protein, translating into MKSETMELHKKKAPIKVSCGVITLSDRFSNDKEGEEKDLSGKYLKEELAKKYDVDAYAIIPDEIDTLRHTIEEMIDNGIEVIITTGGTGLESRDITIETIEPLFEKEIKGFGEIFRAISYDELGAGSLLSRATAGIYRKTMIFAMPGSPNAVKTGLGIIIDELGHLKKHATK; encoded by the coding sequence ATGAAAAGCGAAACTATGGAATTGCATAAAAAGAAAGCACCTATAAAAGTATCCTGTGGTGTAATCACTCTTAGTGACAGGTTTTCCAATGACAAGGAGGGGGAAGAAAAGGACTTGTCTGGAAAATACTTAAAAGAGGAATTGGCTAAAAAATATGATGTTGATGCTTACGCAATCATCCCTGACGAAATTGACACATTAAGACACACTATTGAGGAAATGATTGATAATGGAATAGAAGTCATCATTACAACTGGCGGAACAGGACTCGAATCAAGGGACATCACCATTGAAACAATAGAACCTCTTTTTGAAAAGGAAATCAAGGGATTTGGAGAAATATTCAGAGCTATTTCATATGATGAATTAGGAGCAGGATCCCTATTGTCAAGAGCTACTGCAGGAATCTATAGAAAAACCATGATATTCGCAATGCCTGGCTCTCCAAATGCAGTAAAGACTGGCCTTGGAATCATTATTGATGAATTAGGTCACTTGAAAAAACATGCAACAAAATAA
- a CDS encoding ribonuclease VapC: MNDLFYILDASAFINGFEPKSQFNFTVSLITDEVKDLKSKILLDQAIEEGKIIIKEPKEEFIEELNEIISKSGDDLRLSEADKKLLALALDLKSENENIKVLTDDYSMQNVLKIIDIPYDSIITEGIKGIYNWVKTCEGCKKEFDADYPFDDCEICGSKVFKRRIKTY; encoded by the coding sequence ATGAATGATTTATTTTATATCTTGGATGCGTCTGCATTTATCAATGGCTTTGAACCAAAAAGCCAATTTAACTTCACTGTTTCTCTGATAACCGATGAAGTAAAGGACTTAAAATCCAAGATATTGTTAGATCAAGCTATTGAAGAAGGAAAAATAATAATAAAAGAGCCAAAAGAAGAGTTTATTGAAGAATTGAATGAAATTATCTCCAAATCTGGAGATGATTTGCGTTTATCCGAAGCAGATAAAAAGCTATTGGCTTTAGCTTTAGACTTAAAGAGTGAAAATGAAAACATTAAGGTTTTAACCGATGATTATTCAATGCAGAATGTTTTGAAAATCATTGATATTCCATATGACAGCATAATAACTGAAGGGATTAAGGGAATATACAATTGGGTTAAAACATGTGAAGGATGCAAGAAGGAGTTTGATGCAGACTATCCTTTTGACGATTGTGAAATATGCGGGTCTAAAGTATTTAAAAGAAGAATAAAAACCTATTAA
- a CDS encoding amino acid ABC transporter substrate-binding protein has protein sequence MNKKIGIILGAALLVFLLIGASSAGFFDFLGGDEAATVNDDSTLVVGFDAEFPPYGYKDDSGEYVGFDLDLAQEVCDRNNWTLVKQPIDWDAKDSELDSGSIDCIWNGFTINGRENDYTWSEPYIDNKQVIVVKADSGINDLDDLEGKIVETQKDSSALAALEGDQKPLADTFDSLTQIADYNTAFMDLESGACDAVAIDIGVAQYQISQKGSDQYKILDEEISSEQYGVGFKKGNDELKDQIQATLDEMFEDGTVAKIAQKYDEFGVPGSLIQK, from the coding sequence ATGAATAAAAAAATAGGAATTATATTAGGAGCTGCATTATTAGTCTTCTTATTAATCGGTGCTTCCAGCGCAGGTTTCTTTGATTTCTTAGGTGGAGATGAAGCAGCTACTGTTAACGATGACAGCACTTTAGTTGTTGGTTTCGACGCAGAATTCCCTCCATATGGATATAAAGATGACAGTGGGGAATATGTTGGATTTGACTTAGACTTAGCTCAAGAAGTCTGTGACAGAAATAACTGGACTTTAGTAAAACAACCAATAGATTGGGATGCTAAAGACAGTGAATTAGACTCTGGTTCTATCGACTGTATTTGGAACGGATTTACCATCAACGGTAGAGAAAACGATTACACCTGGTCTGAACCATATATTGACAACAAACAAGTTATTGTTGTAAAAGCTGATTCAGGTATCAACGATTTAGATGACTTAGAAGGCAAAATCGTAGAAACCCAAAAAGATTCCTCTGCATTAGCAGCTCTTGAAGGAGATCAAAAACCTTTAGCAGACACCTTTGATTCCTTAACTCAAATTGCTGACTATAACACTGCATTCATGGACTTAGAATCCGGTGCTTGTGACGCAGTTGCAATCGATATTGGTGTAGCTCAATACCAAATCAGCCAAAAAGGCAGTGACCAATACAAAATATTAGATGAGGAAATCTCTTCTGAACAATATGGTGTAGGTTTCAAAAAAGGTAATGATGAGTTAAAAGACCAAATCCAAGCTACTTTAGACGAAATGTTTGAAGACGGAACCGTTGCAAAAATTGCACAAAAATACGATGAATTTGGTGTTCCAGGTTCTCTTATTCAAAAATAA
- a CDS encoding phenylacetate--CoA ligase family protein, translating into MIWNEKAECMEREEKEEMQLALFQQQVKRVYENVPFYKKKFDDAGFHPDDLKTLDDISKIPFTTKADLREAYPFGLFAVPDDEIIEIHSTSGTTGTPVVSGYTQKDIDIWGECTARAIAMAGGDKNSKIQNSYGYGLFTGGFGIDHGAKAMGATVIPMSSGNTARQLKIMEDFQSDILTCTPSYAMYLAESLEKEGFNAESISLHAGIFGAEMWTEEMRHSLEEKLGITAHNIYGLTELMGPGVSTECEYQTGLHIQEDHFYPEIIDSETGEPLEDGQKGELVLTNLTREGMPVIRFRTKDITALRRDKCPCGRTTVRMDRITGRSDDMLKIKGVMVYPSQIEAAILQIEGLTANYQIHVSRPKTLDEIEVKVETSSELFSDEMKKIEEFERRIAKKIQSAIGISVDVTLVEPESLPRSEGKAIRVIDERNFD; encoded by the coding sequence ATGATTTGGAATGAAAAAGCAGAATGTATGGAAAGGGAAGAAAAAGAGGAAATGCAACTTGCCCTATTCCAACAACAAGTAAAAAGAGTTTATGAAAATGTCCCATTCTACAAGAAAAAGTTTGATGATGCTGGATTCCATCCAGATGACTTGAAAACTCTTGACGACATTAGCAAAATACCATTTACAACAAAAGCTGATTTAAGGGAAGCTTACCCATTCGGATTATTTGCTGTACCAGATGACGAAATTATAGAAATCCACAGTACCTCAGGAACCACTGGAACCCCTGTTGTATCAGGATATACCCAAAAAGATATAGACATATGGGGAGAATGTACTGCAAGAGCTATTGCTATGGCTGGAGGAGACAAAAACTCTAAAATTCAAAATTCATACGGATACGGATTATTCACTGGAGGATTTGGAATCGACCACGGTGCAAAGGCAATGGGTGCAACAGTTATACCAATGTCTTCAGGAAACACTGCAAGACAATTGAAGATTATGGAAGACTTCCAAAGCGATATCCTAACATGTACTCCTTCCTATGCAATGTATTTAGCAGAATCCCTTGAAAAAGAAGGATTCAATGCGGAAAGCATCAGTTTGCATGCAGGAATTTTCGGAGCTGAGATGTGGACTGAAGAAATGAGACATAGCTTAGAGGAAAAGCTTGGAATTACTGCGCATAACATTTATGGATTAACTGAATTGATGGGTCCGGGAGTATCTACAGAATGTGAATACCAAACAGGATTACACATACAAGAAGATCATTTCTATCCAGAAATCATCGACTCCGAAACTGGAGAACCCCTTGAAGATGGGCAAAAAGGGGAATTGGTCTTAACCAACCTTACAAGAGAAGGAATGCCTGTTATCAGATTCAGAACAAAAGACATTACTGCACTTAGAAGAGATAAATGCCCTTGTGGAAGAACCACTGTTAGAATGGACAGAATCACTGGTAGAAGCGACGACATGTTAAAAATCAAGGGAGTAATGGTTTACCCATCTCAAATCGAAGCTGCTATCTTGCAAATTGAAGGATTAACTGCAAACTATCAAATTCATGTTTCCAGACCAAAAACACTTGATGAAATTGAAGTGAAAGTGGAAACTTCTTCAGAATTGTTCTCTGATGAAATGAAGAAGATTGAAGAATTTGAAAGAAGAATTGCTAAGAAAATCCAAAGTGCAATTGGAATTAGTGTAGATGTAACTTTAGTAGAACCTGAATCCTTACCAAGAAGTGAAGGAAAAGCTATTAGAGTGATTGATGAGAGGAACTTTGATTAG
- a CDS encoding amino acid ABC transporter permease, protein MLLSKIIEELMWGMGTSIEIFLLTLLFSIPLGLVVAAGRMSSFKPLQWFMKAYISIMRGTPLMLQLIVVFFGPYYIFGMTLSREFRMIAVIIAFTINYAAYFAEIFRGGIESIPNGQYEAAQVLGYNRLETFFIIILPQVIKIVLPSITNEVITLVKDTSLSFVLAIPEMFTVAKQIAAAEASISALLIAGGFYYVFNAFVAFVMERFEKRLDYYDT, encoded by the coding sequence ATGTTATTAAGTAAAATTATTGAAGAATTGATGTGGGGTATGGGTACTTCCATTGAAATATTCTTGCTTACTTTACTCTTTTCCATTCCATTAGGTCTTGTAGTGGCCGCTGGAAGAATGAGCAGTTTTAAGCCATTGCAATGGTTTATGAAAGCTTATATTTCAATTATGAGAGGTACTCCATTGATGCTGCAATTGATTGTGGTGTTCTTTGGACCATACTATATATTCGGTATGACTCTTTCAAGGGAATTCAGGATGATTGCAGTTATCATTGCATTCACCATCAACTATGCGGCATACTTTGCAGAGATTTTCCGTGGTGGAATCGAATCCATTCCAAATGGCCAGTATGAAGCTGCACAAGTATTAGGTTATAATAGATTAGAGACATTCTTTATCATTATCTTACCACAAGTAATCAAGATTGTGCTTCCTTCAATTACAAATGAGGTCATTACTTTGGTAAAGGATACATCTCTTTCATTTGTTCTTGCAATTCCAGAAATGTTCACTGTTGCAAAACAGATTGCAGCAGCTGAAGCATCCATTTCAGCATTGCTGATTGCAGGTGGTTTCTATTATGTATTCAATGCATTCGTGGCATTTGTAATGGAACGCTTTGAAAAGAGATTGGATTATTACGATACATAA
- a CDS encoding sodium:solute symporter family protein, giving the protein MNYFLLGIVFIVYFIMVGYVGYLAWKRTNSSEDFMIAGRETHPYIMALSYGATFISTAAIVGFGGVAGKYGMGILWLVFLNIFVGVFIAFVFFGKRTRRMGKNLGSLTFPEFLGRRFNSKFIQYFSGILIFCAMPIYAAVVLIGAARFMESSLMLDFNLALLVLAVVICAYVLFGGLKGVMYTDALQGTIMFVGMIILLVFIYWVLGGVTEANTALTNMAHLYPPDAIAEGGTGWTSFPTLGSPFWWSLVTTTIMGVGIGALAQPQLAVRFMTVKSNKELHRSLLIGAIFIAVMTCTAYIVGSLSNVYFYQNFGQIAIDYVGGNMDSIIPTFISTALPEWFVYIFLLSLLAAAMSTLSSQYHTQGTALGHDIVDAIRNRGGSDEYSEEELNANKAVEESKIGFISVSQAGILIAVILSLVIGLALPGSIVALGTSLFMGLCAAAFLPVYCAALFWKRTTKEGAIAGLLSGTLTSLFLLVFVFKKTATGLGICKFIFGVDMLINTMPWYSIDVMIFAIPVSAIFTIVVSLLTQPIDEKVLDKSFEGISKE; this is encoded by the coding sequence ATGAATTACTTTTTATTAGGAATAGTTTTTATCGTCTATTTTATTATGGTAGGGTATGTCGGATACCTTGCTTGGAAGAGAACTAATTCCTCAGAAGACTTTATGATTGCAGGTAGGGAAACTCACCCATATATCATGGCATTAAGTTATGGGGCTACTTTCATTTCCACTGCAGCTATAGTCGGTTTCGGAGGGGTTGCAGGTAAATACGGTATGGGTATACTTTGGCTTGTATTCTTAAATATTTTCGTAGGGGTTTTCATCGCATTCGTATTCTTTGGTAAAAGAACTCGTAGAATGGGTAAAAATCTTGGATCCCTTACATTTCCAGAGTTTTTAGGCCGCAGATTCAATAGTAAATTCATACAGTACTTTAGTGGAATTTTAATCTTCTGTGCTATGCCGATTTATGCGGCTGTAGTTCTTATTGGTGCAGCAAGATTTATGGAAAGCTCTTTAATGCTTGACTTTAATTTAGCGCTTTTGGTGCTTGCAGTTGTCATCTGTGCTTATGTATTGTTCGGTGGTTTAAAAGGTGTTATGTATACCGATGCATTGCAAGGAACAATCATGTTTGTCGGTATGATAATCTTGCTTGTATTCATTTACTGGGTATTGGGTGGTGTTACTGAAGCAAATACTGCACTTACAAATATGGCTCACCTTTATCCTCCTGATGCTATCGCCGAAGGAGGTACAGGTTGGACAAGTTTCCCAACACTTGGAAGTCCGTTCTGGTGGTCTCTTGTAACCACAACCATTATGGGTGTAGGTATCGGTGCATTGGCTCAACCACAGCTTGCAGTAAGATTCATGACTGTAAAATCTAACAAGGAATTACACAGATCTCTTTTAATCGGTGCTATCTTCATTGCTGTAATGACTTGTACCGCTTATATTGTAGGTTCCTTATCCAATGTATACTTCTATCAGAATTTCGGACAGATTGCAATTGATTATGTTGGTGGAAACATGGATTCAATCATTCCAACATTCATTTCAACAGCGCTTCCGGAATGGTTCGTATACATATTCCTATTGTCATTGCTTGCAGCAGCTATGTCCACTTTAAGTTCTCAGTACCACACTCAAGGAACTGCATTAGGTCATGATATTGTAGATGCAATTAGAAACAGAGGCGGTTCTGATGAGTACAGTGAAGAGGAACTCAATGCAAACAAGGCTGTAGAAGAAAGTAAAATTGGATTTATTTCAGTTAGCCAAGCAGGTATTTTAATAGCAGTTATTCTTTCATTGGTAATTGGTTTAGCATTGCCTGGCAGTATTGTAGCACTTGGTACTTCATTGTTCATGGGATTATGTGCAGCAGCATTCTTGCCGGTTTATTGTGCAGCTTTATTCTGGAAACGCACAACTAAGGAAGGTGCAATTGCAGGACTTTTATCCGGTACATTAACAAGTTTATTCTTGCTTGTATTCGTATTTAAGAAAACTGCAACAGGTCTTGGTATTTGTAAATTCATATTTGGTGTAGACATGTTAATCAATACCATGCCTTGGTATTCAATTGACGTAATGATTTTTGCTATACCTGTTTCTGCAATATTTACCATTGTAGTAAGTTTGCTTACACAACCAATTGATGAAAAAGTCCTTGACAAATCCTTTGAGGGGATTTCTAAAGAATAG
- a CDS encoding methanogenesis marker 2 protein, which produces MIKGVMMDFEELVKSLQGFVGVSRKNSIEKVTKTLGEVYNISGEVLLDFGDDASAIDIGNNQVILLAADGIWGQLMSVNPYWAGYCSVLVNVNDIAAMGGKPIAMVNTMSIFDDEIYDDLLQGIVDGCKKFNVPMVGGHLHPDSEFNSLDVAIAGIAKKDSLITSAGASVGDKVIVAIDTDGRQHPQFALNWDTTYEKDDKLVQDQIKVMQEIAEAHLPTAGKDISNPGTLGTLEMLLEASGVGACVNLDLIPRNPDVSWEDWLMAYPGAAFILTAKEENCQKIIDTLSPYSFEVAVVGDVIEEKVLYLEHGDEKAVLFSQEKNPVLKMNE; this is translated from the coding sequence ATTATTAAAGGTGTAATGATGGATTTTGAAGAACTTGTTAAATCACTTCAGGGATTTGTAGGAGTCAGCCGTAAGAATTCCATTGAAAAAGTTACAAAAACCTTAGGTGAAGTCTATAATATCTCTGGTGAAGTCCTTCTTGACTTTGGAGATGATGCTTCAGCTATTGACATTGGAAACAATCAGGTTATATTGCTTGCTGCCGATGGGATTTGGGGCCAATTGATGAGTGTAAATCCTTATTGGGCGGGTTATTGTTCCGTGCTTGTAAACGTTAATGACATTGCAGCTATGGGGGGAAAGCCAATAGCTATGGTAAATACAATGTCCATTTTTGATGATGAAATCTATGATGATCTTCTTCAAGGTATTGTTGATGGATGCAAGAAGTTCAATGTCCCTATGGTTGGAGGGCACCTTCACCCAGATTCTGAATTCAATTCATTGGATGTGGCTATTGCAGGTATTGCAAAGAAAGATTCATTAATCACCTCTGCAGGTGCAAGCGTTGGCGATAAGGTCATTGTAGCTATTGATACTGATGGCAGACAGCATCCTCAATTTGCTTTAAATTGGGACACCACCTATGAAAAGGATGACAAGTTGGTTCAAGATCAAATAAAGGTCATGCAGGAAATTGCTGAAGCACATCTTCCTACAGCTGGAAAGGATATCAGTAATCCGGGAACATTAGGCACTTTAGAGATGCTTCTTGAGGCATCTGGTGTTGGTGCTTGCGTCAACCTTGATTTGATTCCAAGAAATCCTGATGTCTCTTGGGAAGATTGGCTAATGGCTTATCCTGGAGCGGCATTCATTTTGACTGCTAAAGAGGAAAACTGCCAAAAGATCATTGACACCTTAAGCCCATATTCATTTGAAGTTGCTGTTGTTGGTGATGTAATAGAAGAAAAAGTTCTTTATTTGGAACATGGTGATGAAAAAGCAGTTTTATTCTCTCAGGAAAAGAATCCTGTATTGAAAATGAATGAATAA
- a CDS encoding symporter small accessory protein — MVVLGIEDPWIWGAYVLIILITLICIVYGALKWNSED, encoded by the coding sequence ATGGTAGTTTTAGGAATTGAAGATCCTTGGATTTGGGGAGCTTATGTATTAATAATTTTAATTACATTAATTTGTATTGTGTATGGTGCATTAAAATGGAACAGTGAGGATTAA
- a CDS encoding acetolactate synthase, whose product MSVKQLSVFLENKEGKLKKAVNAMSQAGVNIRALSIADSSKYGILRLIVSDNEVAIKALKEEKFTVKETDVLVVGVKDEPNGLNTMLEILEKESINVEYLYAFVSSKTDEAIVVVKIENYEDGVKALKDADANLLSKEDLAEL is encoded by the coding sequence ATGAGTGTAAAACAACTTTCCGTATTTCTTGAAAATAAAGAAGGAAAATTAAAAAAAGCGGTTAATGCAATGTCACAGGCAGGAGTGAACATTAGAGCTCTTTCCATTGCAGACAGTTCCAAATATGGAATTTTAAGATTAATCGTTTCAGACAATGAAGTGGCAATCAAAGCTTTAAAAGAAGAAAAATTCACAGTCAAAGAAACTGATGTACTTGTTGTAGGGGTTAAAGACGAACCTAACGGCCTTAACACCATGCTTGAAATCCTTGAAAAGGAAAGCATAAATGTTGAATACCTATATGCATTCGTAAGCTCTAAAACAGATGAAGCTATTGTTGTCGTTAAAATCGAAAACTATGAAGACGGTGTAAAAGCATTGAAAGATGCAGATGCCAACCTCTTATCCAAAGAAGATTTAGCCGAATTGTAA
- a CDS encoding DUF2117 domain-containing protein produces MEIGVVVHGPGIVDSGWAEKIIDILSNFGNVSCRLGGTMGRTAVIDAGLEDVIDISLKLLPSQSLELFNRERADVIFLLNYGKSPETGRVFGYKVFTHYFKQISNEDFLATNHKPLYESSIPVIQIERPGEEDGAIISWNVILNEQLAKSRKSKRARLGLGDKNMLESLSFNFEELFGGLKAALDLIEVTPEEVVSDYFSNNQESEDEKSIEKLLQSYDDYETSNYTYRKIHGVSPDENIFINGIVVGYSNADSIVLIARDGMIVDIINGTIKYHGLEKLGPVDLERIIVKTGLLRKSEDINPRILSNNDIYVNDIERNLYSGEISEDEYSFKVAYVDHAAYDIYKFKDFDLVVTIGDDTSLVASDILYRFNIPIIGIIDGDLDKVVENGFVNEKSIFLEVASGFDDIVGQYINEEIFMSKDTFEMPFDEKDNSVEEFKAVIFNVFKDHLVEKVKDIVPSFVEKDCDYNVIDTYQEVVDENPELVENLDEFIDGFEYETLEEGEEIYLDENYDFPLEEYAADDFEELSDAQLEELLVEHGSGEYEEVYFDEEIYLDDEVYPDEEDSIYYDEVPLEETADEPLVEEIYVEHGNDEHFVEEIYVEHDKGEPLVEEVYVERDSDEPMVEEIFVEHDDEEVIYEDVPVEEVYLDENLNDVSSEESIGEYADESDGWAEYIEEEFGDSVDDSQESDDSDRQN; encoded by the coding sequence ATGGAAATTGGTGTAGTTGTACATGGTCCAGGAATAGTTGATTCAGGGTGGGCCGAAAAAATTATTGATATTCTGTCTAATTTTGGTAATGTCAGTTGTCGTTTAGGTGGAACAATGGGCAGAACAGCAGTAATCGATGCCGGATTAGAGGATGTCATTGACATATCATTGAAATTATTGCCTAGTCAATCATTGGAGCTGTTCAACAGGGAACGTGCTGATGTCATTTTCCTATTGAATTATGGAAAGTCTCCTGAAACTGGACGTGTTTTTGGTTATAAGGTATTTACTCATTATTTCAAACAGATTTCCAATGAGGATTTTTTAGCTACCAACCATAAGCCATTGTATGAATCAAGCATTCCTGTTATTCAAATAGAAAGGCCGGGAGAGGAAGATGGTGCAATCATCAGTTGGAATGTGATTTTGAATGAGCAATTGGCTAAAAGCAGAAAAAGCAAAAGGGCACGTTTAGGCTTAGGCGATAAAAATATGCTTGAGTCTCTTTCCTTTAACTTTGAAGAACTATTTGGTGGCTTGAAAGCAGCTTTGGATTTAATTGAAGTCACACCGGAAGAAGTTGTTTCAGACTATTTTTCAAATAATCAAGAGAGTGAAGATGAAAAATCCATTGAAAAGTTATTGCAATCCTATGATGATTATGAAACCAGCAATTACACTTACCGTAAGATTCATGGCGTAAGCCCTGATGAAAATATCTTCATTAATGGAATTGTTGTTGGATATTCCAATGCAGATTCCATTGTCCTCATTGCCCGTGATGGAATGATTGTAGACATCATCAACGGAACCATCAAATATCATGGACTTGAAAAGTTAGGTCCTGTTGATTTGGAAAGGATAATCGTGAAAACCGGTTTGCTTAGAAAATCTGAAGACATCAATCCAAGGATATTGTCTAATAATGATATTTATGTAAATGATATTGAGAGAAATCTTTACTCCGGTGAAATTTCTGAGGATGAGTATTCCTTTAAAGTGGCTTATGTGGATCATGCTGCTTATGACATTTACAAATTCAAGGACTTTGACTTGGTTGTTACAATAGGTGACGACACTTCATTGGTCGCTTCTGACATTTTGTACAGATTCAATATACCAATCATTGGAATCATTGATGGAGATTTGGATAAGGTTGTTGAAAACGGCTTTGTCAATGAAAAATCAATATTCCTTGAAGTCGCTTCCGGTTTTGATGATATTGTCGGCCAATACATCAATGAGGAAATCTTCATGTCAAAGGACACATTTGAAATGCCTTTTGATGAGAAAGACAATTCTGTAGAGGAATTTAAAGCTGTCATATTCAATGTTTTCAAGGATCATCTTGTTGAGAAAGTAAAGGACATAGTTCCAAGCTTTGTCGAAAAGGATTGCGATTATAATGTTATTGACACTTATCAGGAGGTTGTTGATGAAAATCCTGAACTTGTTGAAAATCTGGATGAGTTCATTGATGGATTTGAATATGAGACCTTAGAGGAAGGGGAAGAGATTTATTTGGATGAAAATTATGATTTTCCACTTGAAGAATATGCTGCTGATGATTTTGAGGAACTTTCCGATGCTCAACTTGAAGAGCTGTTAGTTGAACATGGATCCGGTGAATACGAAGAAGTCTATTTCGATGAAGAGATTTATCTTGATGATGAAGTTTATCCTGATGAAGAGGATTCCATTTATTATGATGAGGTTCCATTAGAAGAAACTGCCGACGAGCCTTTAGTTGAGGAAATCTATGTTGAACATGGTAACGATGAGCATTTCGTTGAAGAGATTTATGTTGAACATGATAAAGGAGAACCTTTAGTTGAAGAGGTTTATGTTGAGCGTGATTCAGATGAGCCTATGGTTGAGGAGATTTTTGTTGAGCATGATGACGAAGAGGTCATTTATGAAGATGTTCCAGTTGAAGAGGTTTATCTGGATGAAAACTTAAATGATGTTTCTTCAGAAGAGTCTATTGGTGAATATGCAGATGAATCCGATGGATGGGCTGAATATATTGAAGAGGAATTTGGAGATTCAGTTGATGATTCACAGGAATCCGACGATTCTGATAGGCAGAATTGA
- the pyrE gene encoding orotate phosphoribosyltransferase, which produces MVTKEYLIEILKENKVFEEGDFILASGKKSNYYVNMKRAITEPEILSTIAKLINEKVDDDIDKIAGPALGAVPIATAVSLESRKPLLMIRKEKKGYGTSKLIEGDLLEGDNVILVEDVTTTGGSLLKAINAILDNGGVVKKAFVVVDREEGAMETFANEGITLEPLISVSEFFE; this is translated from the coding sequence ATGGTTACAAAAGAGTATTTGATTGAGATATTAAAGGAAAATAAGGTGTTTGAAGAAGGAGATTTCATTCTTGCTTCAGGTAAAAAAAGTAATTATTATGTCAATATGAAAAGGGCCATAACCGAACCTGAAATATTGTCCACTATAGCTAAACTGATCAATGAAAAGGTTGATGATGACATTGATAAGATTGCAGGTCCTGCATTAGGTGCGGTTCCTATTGCAACCGCTGTTTCACTTGAATCAAGAAAACCTCTCTTAATGATTAGAAAAGAGAAAAAAGGTTACGGAACTTCCAAATTGATTGAGGGAGATTTGCTTGAAGGTGACAATGTAATACTTGTTGAAGATGTTACTACCACTGGTGGATCTTTATTAAAAGCAATAAATGCAATACTTGATAATGGAGGAGTAGTTAAAAAAGCATTTGTTGTTGTGGACAGGGAAGAAGGTGCAATGGAGACCTTCGCAAATGAAGGAATCACACTTGAACCATTAATTTCCGTAAGCGAATTTTTTGAATAA
- a CDS encoding PRC-barrel domain-containing protein, with amino-acid sequence MRIVKELVGKEVLGNDVISMGKVVDVEVDLEENFIESIIVSKGGIQESLNISKSELVIPFDMISKIGDKIILKDVFDEELAQMEEEIEDLKSQL; translated from the coding sequence ATGAGAATAGTTAAGGAATTAGTCGGTAAAGAGGTTTTAGGCAACGACGTAATAAGTATGGGAAAGGTTGTTGATGTTGAGGTTGACCTGGAAGAAAATTTCATAGAATCAATCATAGTATCTAAAGGAGGAATTCAAGAATCCTTAAACATCAGCAAAAGTGAATTGGTAATTCCTTTTGATATGATCAGTAAAATTGGGGACAAGATTATCTTGAAAGACGTTTTCGATGAGGAACTTGCTCAAATGGAAGAGGAAATCGAGGATTTGAAAAGTCAATTATAA